One Romboutsia sp. 13368 genomic window carries:
- a CDS encoding MATE family efflux transporter, which yields MGKVSNFTEGKILSPLVKFTIPILMALFLQTMYGAVDLLIVGQFGTSADVSAVSTGSQIMASITSMINGLTMGITILIGQKLGEGNRKDAGNVVGSGISIFAIIAVITTIIIVIFSSFITSLMQAPAEAFDSTVSYLKICGMGSIFIVAYNVIGGVFRGLGDSKTPLITVFIACIVNIIGDLIFVGWFNMASLGAAYATILAQAVSVILSLILIKRNGVPFEFSKNSIRFHKPLTSQIIKFGAPISIQGVLVNLSFLVIMMIGNSMGVVASAGMGVAQKLVGFIMLIPLSFSQSVSAFVAQNYGAKKYDRAKKVLIYSVSVSLCCGVVMFYLTFFHGNLLSQIFTKDEAVILASWDYMKSYGVDCLFTAIMFCMVGYFNGCGQTTFVMIQGVLGAFLVRIPVSYLMSKLEPVSLFKVGLATPASTFVQIILCVSFFIYLSKKSQKENKPVDTYEEINAL from the coding sequence ATGGGAAAAGTATCTAATTTTACWGAAGGTAAAATATTATCACCTTTAGTAAAATTTACAATTCCAATATTAATGGCATTATTTTTACAAACAATGTATGGTGCTGTTGACTTACTTATAGTTGGACAATTTGGTACTTCTGCTGATGTATCTGCTGTTTCAACTGGAAGTCAAATAATGGCTTCTATAACATCAATGATTAATGGACTTACTATGGGTATTACCATATTAATAGGTCAAAAGCTTGGTGAAGGAAATAGAAAGGATGCTGGAAACGTTGTAGGAAGTGGTATTTCTATATTTGCTATTATAGCTGTAATTACAACTATAATTATAGTTATTTTCTCATCATTTATAACAAGTTTAATGCAAGCACCAGCTGAAGCTTTCGATAGTACTGTATCATATCTAAAAATATGTGGTATGGGTTCTATTTTTATAGTTGCTTATAATGTTATCGGTGGAGTATTCAGAGGACTTGGAGATTCAAAAACACCACTTATTACAGTATTTATAGCATGTATTGTAAATATTATAGGTGACTTAATATTTGTAGGTTGGTTTAATATGGCATCATTAGGAGCTGCTTATGCTACAATACTTGCTCAAGCAGTTAGTGTTATCTTATCTTTAATATTAATAAAAAGAAATGGAGTTCCTTTTGAATTTTCTAAAAATAGTATTAGGTTCCATAAACCTTTAACTTCACAGATAATTAAATTTGGTGCACCAATATCTATACAAGGTGTTCTTGTAAACTTATCCTTCTTAGTTATTATGATGATAGGTAACTCAATGGGAGTAGTTGCATCAGCAGGTATGGGTGTCGCTCAAAAACTTGTTGGATTTATAATGCTTATACCATTATCATTCTCTCAATCAGTATCTGCATTTGTTGCTCAAAACTATGGTGCTAAAAAATATGATAGAGCTAAAAAAGTTCTTATTTATTCTGTATCAGTTTCTTTATGTTGCGGAGTTGTAATGTTTTATCTTACATTCTTCCATGGAAATTTACTTTCTCAAATATTTACTAAAGATGAAGCTGTTATATTAGCATCTTGGGATTATATGAAATCTTATGGAGTTGACTGTTTATTTACAGCTATAATGTTCTGTATGGTCGGTTATTTCAATGGTTGCGGACAAACAACATTTGTTATGATACAAGGAGTTTTAGGTGCATTCCTTGTAAGAATACCAGTATCTTATCTTATGAGTAAATTAGAGCCTGTATCTTTATTTAAAGTAGGATTAGCAACGCCTGCATCTACTTTTGTTCAGATTATATTATGTGTAAGTTTCTTTATATACTTATCTAAGAAATCTCAAAAGGAAAATAAACCTGTTGATACTTATGAAGAAATAAATGCTTTATAA
- a CDS encoding ClC family H(+)/Cl(-) exchange transporter, with protein MPFIFLLLIALGYFVALQVKKEPMISGSGIPQVEGTLTRRLKMNWFTILYNKFIGGLICLAVGLSVGREGPSVQMGACIGEGISKGFNKLENEEKYLITSGASAGLSAAFNAPLSGVIFALEEAHKNFSPLVLLSAMVASLAADFVSKQFFGINPSLMFEGMTSLPLKYYWTLIILGVTIGVSGVLFNKGILKTQSMFKNSKLSTEVKIIIPFVVTGIVGLISPILLGGGHELIISLQESNLTIITLLIFIIXKFLFTFISFGSGVPGGIFFPLLALGALVGNVVGLIAILYLGVPSIYLVNFIVIAMAGHFAAIVKAPITAIVLISEMTGSLEHLLSLSIVVLIAQLTSDLLKSHPIYESLLDRILSKGTHKYEGNSKKTLLEAAVHMNSYIDGKRIKDIPWPSNCLVVAITRGDIEILPNGSTEILAGDYLTFMTDQKSSYDILEKVIKLAQQ; from the coding sequence ATRCCATTTATATTTTTATTATTAATAGCACTTGGGTACTTTGTAGCACTACAAGTAAAAAAAGAACCAATGATAAGTGGTAGTGGAATACCTCAAGTAGAAGGTACTTTAACTAGAAGATTAAAAATGAATTGGTTTACTATTTTATACAATAAGTTTATAGGTGGACTTATATGTTTAGCCGTTGGATTATCGGTAGGTAGAGAGGGTCCATCAGTTCAGATGGGAGCTTGTATAGGAGAAGGTATATCAAAGGGATTTAATAAATTAGAAAATGAAGAAAAATATCTTATAACCAGTGGAGCAAGTGCAGGTTTATCAGCTGCATTTAATGCACCATTATCAGGGGTTATATTTGCTTTAGAAGAAGCTCATAAAAATTTTTCACCTTTGGTTTTGTTATCAGCTATGGTAGCATCTTTGGCAGCTGACTTTGTATCTAAACAATTTTTTGGAATAAACCCATCATTGATGTTTGAAGGAATGACATCTTTACCTTTAAAATATTATTGGACACTTATAATATTAGGCGTAACAATAGGAGTTAGTGGAGTTTTATTTAATAAAGGTATTTTAAAAACTCAAAGTATGTTTAAAAATAGTAAGTTGAGCACTGAGGTAAAAATAATAATACCATTTGTAGTAACAGGAATAGTAGGATTAATATCACCTATATTATTAGGTGGAGGTCACGAGCTTATAATAAGCTTACAAGAAAGTAATCTTACTATAATAACCTTATTAATATTTATAATARTTAAATTTTTATTTACATTTATAAGTTTTGGTTCGGGAGTTCCAGGTGGTATATTTTTTCCCTTATTAGCATTAGGAGCATTAGTTGGAAATGTAGTTGGTCTTATAGCTATATTATATTTAGGAGTWCCAAGTATTTACTTAGTAAACTTTATAGTAATAGCTATGGCCGGACATTTTGCAGCAATAGTAAAAGCACCTATTACAGCTATTGTATTAATATCTGAGATGACAGGCTCACTAGAGCATTTATTATCTCTTTCTATAGTTGTATTAATTGCTCAATTAACTTCTGACTTATTAAAATCTCATCCTATATATGAAAGTTTATTAGATAGAATATTGAGTAAAGGTACTCATAAGTATGAAGGAAATAGTAAGAAAACTTTATTAGAAGCAGCAGTCCATATGAATAGTTATATAGATGGTAAGCGTATAAAAGATATTCCATGGCCAAGTAATTGTTTAGTTGTTGCTATTACTAGGGGAGATATTGAAATATTACCAAATGGTTCAACTGAAATATTAGCAGGAGACTATTTGACTTTTATGACTGATCAAAAAAGTTCCTATGATATATTAGAAAAGGTAATTAAGTTAGCACAACAATAA
- a CDS encoding alpha/beta fold hydrolase, translating into MSKSKNEKSNIIYEDGFFMGKNEMKIFYRSFEIESSKSVIVISHGIWESIEKYREFIKTLNKNNYSVYIMEHRGHARSGRLGIDSSQINVEDFNYYVEDLKTFLDSIVVPNLNNRKLYLYAHSMGGAIGALFLEKYNNYFEKAILNAPMMDINTGKYPKIFSKVISKLFCMIGLGNKYLFGQGPFNANPDLKESGTSSDKRYNSYFYKQLEHKELQTAGASFNWLNQSFKGIKEIFKEENIKNINAEILLFQAGKDLFVKPEGQNKFTSLVKSCKLIKIEDSKHDIYREKDEIFKKYIEKVLEFYEIY; encoded by the coding sequence ATGAGTAAATCTAAAAATGAAAAAAGCAATATAATATATGAAGATGGCTTTTTCATGGGAAAAAATGAGATGAAAATTTTTTATAGAAGTTTTGAGATAGAAAGTAGCAAAAGCGTAATAGTTATATCTCATGGAATTTGGGAAAGTATTGAGAAATATAGAGAATTTATAAAAACATTAAATAAAAATAATTATTCTGTGTATATAATGGAGCATAGAGGACATGCTCGATCTGGTAGGTTAGGAATAGACAGTAGCCAAATAAATGTTGAAGATTTCAATTACTATGTTGAAGATTTAAAAACATTCTTAGATAGCATAGTAGTTCCAAATTTAAATAATAGAAAATTATATCTATATGCACACTCTATGGGAGGAGCTATAGGAGCTTTATTTTTAGAAAAATATAATAATTATTTTGAAAAAGCTATATTAAATGCTCCTATGATGGATATAAATACTGGAAAGTATCCTAAGATATTTTCAAAAGTAATATCTAAATTATTTTGTATGATAGGTTTGGGCAACAAGTATTTATTTGGTCAAGGTCCATTTAATGCTAATCCAGATTTGAAAGAATCTGGTACTAGTTCAGATAAAAGATATAATTCATATTTTTATAAACAGTTAGAGCATAAAGAATTACAAACTGCAGGAGCATCTTTTAATTGGTTGAATCAATCATTTAAGGGTATTAAAGAAATTTTTAAAGAAGAAAATATAAAGAATATAAATGCAGAGATACTTTTATTTCAAGCTGGAAAAGATTTATTTGTAAAACCTGAAGGACAAAATAAGTTTACATCTTTAGTTAAAAGCTGTAAACTTATAAAAATTGAAGATTCTAAACATGACATATATAGAGAAAAAGACGAAATATTTAAGAAGTATATTGAAAAAGTTCTAGAATTTTACGAAATATATTGA
- a CDS encoding sensor histidine kinase: protein IPKNSIIINKPVYGLLIPKSLKLVVYLGTSLIIAIGFYVVYILISEKRKSIKNRKLYENAKEREKLKTDFIVNMSHELRTPLNVILSTSKVMDLKINKNNYDNEYLLEKLEQINKNSNRLLKLVNNLIDITKFEYGSYELKLENINIVEVVEDIVQASVDYSTCKDIDLIFDTEDEEIITAIDKDKIERVILNLLSNAIKFTDKDGIIYVYIKRIDNSVSISVQDNGIGIPKDKLDEIFNRFYQVSDTLKKHEEGSGIGLCIVEEIINLHGGKINVTSKVNEGTNFEIILPIYIVENSFKSVEIKDINQSVKLEMSDVDTKEV from the coding sequence AGATTCCTAAAAATAGTATTATAATAAACAAGCCTGTGTATGGATTATTAATACCAAAATCATTAAAATTGGTAGTATATTTGGGAACTAGTTTAATAATAGCGATAGGATTTTATGTGGTATATATACTTATATCAGAAAAAAGAAAATCAATAAAAAATAGAAAGCTTTATGAAAATGCAAAAGAAAGAGAAAAATTAAAAACAGATTTTATAGTAAATATGAGTCATGAACTTAGAACTCCTCTTAATGTTATATTAAGTACAAGCAAAGTAATGGATTTAAAGATAAATAAAAATAATTATGATAATGAATATTTATTAGAAAAATTAGAACAGATAAATAAAAATTCAAATAGATTATTAAAGTTAGTAAATAACCTTATAGATATAACAAAATTTGAATATGGAAGCTATGAATTAAAATTAGAAAATATAAATATAGTGGAAGTTGTAGAAGATATAGTACAAGCTAGTGTGGATTATTCAACTTGTAAAGATATTGATTTAATATTTGATACAGAGGATGAAGAAATAATAACTGCTATAGACAAAGATAAGATAGAAAGAGTAATACTTAATCTATTATCTAATGCTATAAAATTTACTGATAAAGATGGGATTATATATGTATATATAAAAAGGATAGATAATAGTGTATCTATAAGTGTTCAAGATAATGGAATAGGAATACCTAAAGATAAGCTAGATGAAATTTTTAATAGATTTTATCAAGTTTCAGATACACTTAAAAAACATGAAGAAGGTAGTGGTATAGGACTTTGTATAGTTGAAGAAATAATAAATCTTCATGGTGGAAAAATAAATGTAACTAGTAAAGTAAACGAAGGAACTAATTTTGAAATAATACTTCCTATATATATAGTAGAAAATAGCTTTAAAAGTGTAGAAATAAAAGATATAAATCAATCTGTAAAGCTTGAAATGTCTGATGTTGATACAAAAGAAGTTTAA
- a CDS encoding Mor transcription activator family protein: protein MIDKLSIDDVPENLKGVACAIGIDAFRNLIKCAGGTSLYLPSIRCISKPVRDRLIRESFCGDYREMALRFGISEVSVRKIVSKKS from the coding sequence GTGATAGATAAGTTAAGTATTGATGATGTACCTGAGAATTTAAAGGGTGTGGCTTGTGCTATTGGTATTGATGCTTTTAGAAATCTTATTAAGTGTGCTGGTGGTACAAGCTTGTATTTGCCTAGTATTAGGTGTATTAGTAAGCCTGTTAGAGATAGGCTTATTAGGGAGAGTTTTTGTGGTGATTATAGGGAGATGGCTTTAAGGTTTGGGATTAGTGAGGTTAGTGTTAGGAAAATTGTTAGTAAAAAGAGTTAA
- a CDS encoding DUF1659 domain-containing protein, with protein sequence MAVVEAKNPSSLKVKLDLGMVDGKTKVRSKTFSNLKHDANAQDVYDVAESLMALQEYEVLETIKIDNTTLA encoded by the coding sequence ATGGCAGTTGTTGAAGCTAAGAACCCTTCAAGTTTAAAAGTTAAATTAGATTTAGGAATGGTTGATGGTAAAACCAAAGTTAGAAGCAAAACTTTCTCAAATCTAAAACACGATGCAAATGCTCAAGATGTATATGACGTTGCAGAAAGCTTAATGGCTCTTCAAGAGTATGAAGTTTTAGAAACTATAAAAATAGACAACACTACACTAGCTTAA
- a CDS encoding DUF2922 domain-containing protein, with product MDTNVNKRLIMTFKTTDDKTVSLSIDDPREDITESEIKSAMYLVVSKNIFAPGGADIANAVSAKVVVTDTTPYDLVL from the coding sequence ATGGATACTAATGTAAACAAAAGATTAATTATGACTTTTAAAACTACTGATGATAAAACTGTTTCTTTATCAATAGATGACCCAAGAGAGGATATAACTGAATCTGAAATAAAGAGTGCTATGTACTTAGTAGTTTCTAAAAACATATTTGCCCCAGGTGGAGCTGATATTGCTAATGCTGTTAGTGCAAAGGTAGTTGTTACAGACACTACACCATATGATTTAGTGTTATAG
- a CDS encoding YvrJ family protein has translation MHSDIQNIIASVGFPIALSMYLLIRIEGKLQTLTDSINELSKNIISMR, from the coding sequence ATGCATTCAGATATACAAAATATTATAGCTTCTGTTGGTTTTCCAATTGCTCTTAGTATGTATTTACTAATTCGCATTGAAGGAAAGCTTCAGACTTTAACTGATAGTATTAATGAATTATCTAAAAATATTATAAGTATGAGGTGA
- a CDS encoding N-acetylmuramoyl-L-alanine amidase family protein: MKFYLDFGHGGKDSGAVGFNGTFESNVVLKIGLILKSMLEDNNHTVITTRCDNTYYSLSYRTNKANKYNCDYFISLHMNSFSNRNARGCEVWVYDKSSRLYNTAKSICSNLSKALNTPNRGVKISKSFAVLRKSNMPAMLVEIDFISNSLVEDVCSNYDYCYTVAENICNTLLNLD, from the coding sequence GTGAAGTTTTATTTAGACTTTGGTCATGGTGGTAAGGATAGCGGTGCTGTTGGTTTTAATGGTACTTTTGAAAGTAATGTTGTTTTAAAGATTGGATTAATTTTAAAGTCTATGCTTGAAGATAATAATCATACTGTTATAACTACAAGGTGTGATAATACTTATTATTCTTTAAGTTATAGAACTAATAAGGCTAATAAGTATAATTGTGATTATTTTATAAGTTTACATATGAATTCTTTTTCTAATAGAAATGCCCGTGGTTGTGAGGTTTGGGTTTATGATAAGTCTAGTAGACTTTATAATACTGCTAAAAGTATTTGTAGTAATTTATCTAAAGCTTTAAATACACCTAATCGTGGTGTTAAGATTTCTAAAAGCTTTGCAGTTTTAAGAAAAAGCAATATGCCAGCTATGCTAGTTGAGATTGATTTTATATCTAATTCTTTAGTTGAGGATGTTTGCAGTAATTATGATTATTGTTATACTGTTGCAGAAAATATTTGTAATACATTATTAAATTTAGACTAG
- a CDS encoding ATP-binding protein, with the protein NNEKLELDSLKTYKCTKCRDLRFILKDNEAIPCTCKALREAEEILLSSGISEEFRRKNFDNFDYSYSMEVCEAFSKAKEYAKNFDINLKDNSSIIFVGQVGGGKSHLSMAIANSLMKNGVGVLYMSYRDSIISLKQNMMDEEYYRKAIGRFKNAKVLLIDDLFKGSISGSDVNIMFEIINFRYLNSLPVIVSCEKSIDEIMKIDEAIGSRLYEMSNGYVVSLSGRRLNYRMYKRS; encoded by the coding sequence TAATAATGAAAAGTTAGAATTAGATTCTTTAAAAACATATAAATGTACTAAGTGTAGAGATTTAAGATTTATATTAAAAGATAATGAAGCAATACCTTGTACTTGCAAAGCCCTACGTGAAGCTGAGGAAATACTATTAAGTAGTGGTATAAGTGAAGAATTTAGAAGAAAGAATTTTGACAACTTTGATTACTCATATAGTATGGAAGTATGTGAGGCATTTAGTAAAGCTAAGGAATATGCAAAAAACTTTGATATAAACTTAAAAGATAATAGCTCTATAATATTTGTTGGACAAGTTGGTGGCGGTAAATCTCATTTATCTATGGCAATAGCTAATTCTCTTATGAAAAATGGAGTAGGTGTTTTATATATGAGTTATAGAGATAGTATTATAAGTCTTAAGCAAAATATGATGGATGAGGAGTATTATAGAAAAGCTATTGGTAGATTTAAAAATGCAAAGGTTTTGTTAATTGATGATTTGTTTAAGGGTAGTATTAGTGGTAGTGATGTTAATATAATGTTTGAGATTATTAATTTTAGGTATTTGAATAGTTTGCCAGTGATTGTTAGTTGTGAGAAGAGTATTGATGAAATTATGAAGATTGATGAGGCTATAGGTAGTAGGCTTTATGAGATGAGTAATGGGTATGTGGTAAGTCTTAGTGGTAGGAGGTTGAATTACAGAATGTATAAAAGAAGCTAG
- a CDS encoding DnaD domain protein: MDKEKDIKNSNVGKYAKLYEQNIGLINGVAYEWINHISEEIDIELFKKAIEIATDRGKCNKGYIGGIIRQWLNNNIKTYDALKAYELNVGGQSNDRKSKYAREYEIEDEPIYQKPTQEQLQRXRELSKE; the protein is encoded by the coding sequence ATAGATAAAGAAAAAGATATAAAAAACTCTAATGTAGGTAAGTATGCAAAACTATATGAACAAAATATTGGACTTATAAATGGAGTAGCTTATGAGTGGATAAACCATATAAGCGAAGAAATAGATATTGAACTATTTAAAAAAGCCATAGAAATAGCAACAGATAGAGGAAAATGCAATAAAGGCTATATTGGTGGAATTATAAGACAATGGTTAAATAACAATATAAAAACTTATGATGCTTTAAAAGCATATGAATTAAATGTAGGGGGACAATCAAATGATAGAAAATCTAAATATGCCAGAGAATATGAAATTGAGGATGAGCCAATTTATCAAAAACCTACACAAGAACAACTTCAAAGGRCAAGAGAACTATCTAAAGAGTAA
- a CDS encoding YqaJ viral recombinase family nuclease has translation MRRYLDANIEYNTLNMPKEEWLKLRKNGIGGSDASSILNLNPYRSSVNVYMDKIDENIEVNSNMKMILGEKLEEFVAKEFCKQTGKKVRNLNGMLRNHKYPYAIANLDKIVVSENAFLECVVTNSFCKKDWSEEVPINYQIQCYHYMAVTGATHCYVCALIGNEDIKIYKLDRDQELIDYIMEKEEEFWKKYILGDEIPLPDGSEDYSKFLKNRYKNIDEKPLNLFIESKKLSKLDTLNDMLKEIKLEKSKIEQEIQSMMKEHEVAYVGDRKISWKWQSRSTLDSKRLKNDYPDIVKDYMKTTETRVFKVN, from the coding sequence ATGAGAAGATACTTAGATGCAAATATAGAGTATAACACTTTAAATATGCCAAAGGAAGAATGGTTAAAGCTAAGAAAAAATGGCATTGGTGGAAGTGATGCAAGTAGTATATTAAACTTAAATCCATACAGAAGTAGTGTTAATGTTTATATGGATAAGATAGATGAAAATATAGAAGTAAATAGTAATATGAAAATGATTTTAGGTGAAAAACTAGAGGAATTTGTAGCTAAAGAATTTTGTAAGCAGACTGGAAAGAAGGTAAGAAACTTAAATGGAATGCTTAGAAATCATAAATATCCTTATGCAATAGCAAACTTAGATAAAATAGTAGTTTCAGAAAATGCATTTTTAGAATGTGTGGTAACAAATAGCTTTTGTAAAAAGGATTGGAGTGAGGAAGTTCCTATAAATTATCAAATACAGTGTTATCACTATATGGCTGTAACAGGGGCAACTCATTGTTATGTATGTGCATTAATAGGTAATGAAGATATAAAAATATATAAATTGGATAGAGATCAAGAGCTTATTGATTACATTATGGAAAAGGAAGAGGAGTTTTGGAAAAAATACATATTAGGAGATGAAATACCACTTCCTGATGGTAGCGAGGATTATTCTAAGTTTCTTAAAAATAGATATAAAAATATTGATGAAAAGCCATTAAATTTATTTATAGAAAGTAAGAAGCTTTCAAAGTTAGATACTTTAAACGATATGTTAAAAGAAATAAAGCTAGAAAAAAGTAAGATAGAACAAGAAATACAAAGTATGATGAAAGAGCACGAAGTAGCTTATGTTGGGGATAGAAAGATAAGCTGGAAGTGGCAAAGTAGAAGTACTTTAGATTCTAAAAGATTAAAAAATGATTATCCAGATATAGTTAAAGATTATATGAAAACTACAGAAACTAGAGTATTTAAGGTAAATTAA
- a CDS encoding phage antirepressor KilAC domain-containing protein produces MENLKLFRNDMFGEILVIVKDKKEYFDANGVATVLGYSNPRDAIIRHCREEGIVLHEVSISSKTRNGQSLKTQMYKKKFIDEGNLYRLIMKSKLKSACKFERWVCDEVIPSIRNYGAYIEENIMNELLENPDLIISLAQRLKNERLKVNALNKVIIENEGYINLGKTIENTDGAITIGQYAKLISNKIDMGRNRLYKWFRDNGYFINKGDDKNTPKQVYIESGLFKLYEKVIETENGEVXVVRPLITGKGQRYFIDKILENRYLN; encoded by the coding sequence ATGGAAAATTTAAAGTTATTTAGAAATGATATGTTTGGGGAAATTTTAGTGATAGTTAAAGATAAGAAAGAATACTTTGATGCAAATGGTGTAGCTACAGTACTTGGATATTCAAACCCTAGAGATGCAATAATTAGACACTGTAGAGAAGAAGGTATAGTTTTACATGAAGTAAGTATTTCTTCTAAAACTAGAAATGGACAAAGTTTAAAAACTCAAATGTATAAAAAGAAATTTATTGATGAAGGTAATTTATACAGATTAATAATGAAATCAAAATTAAAAAGTGCTTGTAAGTTTGAAAGATGGGTATGTGATGAGGTTATTCCTTCAATTAGAAACTATGGTGCATATATTGAGGAGAACATTATGAATGAATTGTTAGAAAATCCAGATTTAATAATATCATTAGCTCAAAGATTAAAAAATGAAAGATTAAAGGTAAATGCTTTAAATAAAGTAATAATTGAAAATGAAGGATATATAAACCTAGGGAAAACAATAGAAAATACAGATGGAGCTATAACCATAGGTCAATATGCAAAACTAATAAGTAACAAAATAGATATGGGAAGAAATAGACTTTATAAATGGTTTAGAGATAATGGATACTTTATAAATAAGGGTGATGATAAAAATACACCTAAACAAGTTTATATTGAAAGTGGATTATTTAAACTATATGAAAAGGTGATAGAAACTGAAAATGGAGAAGTTRTTGTGGTAAGACCACTTATAACAGGTAAGGGTCAAAGATATTTTATAGATAAAATACTTGAAAATAGATACTTAAATTAA
- a CDS encoding helix-turn-helix transcriptional regulator, whose protein sequence is MNNLKFTRKSRRLTQKELASLLHMSTSTYIKKEKNLDYFRIYEAMELANILQSDINYLFKS, encoded by the coding sequence ATGAATAATTTAAAATTCACAAGAAAGAGCAGAAGGCTAACTCAAAAAGAATTAGCAAGTTTACTTCATATGTCAACATCAACATATATAAAGAAAGAAAAGAACTTAGATTATTTTAGAATATATGAGGCGATGGAGCTTGCTAATATATTGCAAAGCGATATAAATTATTTATTTAAGTCGTAA
- a CDS encoding helix-turn-helix domain-containing protein → METLGDRLKSLRKEKGYTLEQVAEKLNTTKVTISRYENNLREPKRETISQLSKLFNVSTDYLHGHTNDRLNLTDEDKHDIKNSLEKIKLELSSEETIMFDGEPMCQEAIDSLLAAMEIGLSLVKQKQKRDNNI, encoded by the coding sequence ATGGAAACTTTAGGAGATAGATTAAAATCCTTAAGAAAAGAAAAAGGATACACACTTGAACAAGTGGCAGAAAAATTAAATACCACTAAGGTAACTATATCTAGATATGAAAATAATTTAAGAGAACCAAAAAGAGAAACTATAAGCCAGTTATCAAAGTTGTTTAATGTTTCTACTGACTATTTACACGGTCATACTAACGATAGACTTAATTTAACTGATGAAGATAAACATGATATAAAAAATTCCTTAGAGAAAATTAAACTAGAATTATCTAGCGAAGAAACTATTATGTTTGATGGGGAGCCAATGTGCCAAGAGGCTATTGATAGCTTACTTGCTGCTATGGAAATTGGATTATCTTTAGTTAAACAAAAACAAAAAAGAGACAATAATATTTAG
- a CDS encoding ImmA/IrrE family metallo-endopeptidase: protein MFIKSKVREIISKFGTNNPFEIIDILDITLVIAPLHDSIKGFFHVKDGKYPIIYINSNLCQEERIETAAHELGHYFLHNGINAFACRGFSGSYIKNKSERQAYIFAAELLIPDSVHEEYPGESDAYIASKIGVSPKLFAFKFIDKLY from the coding sequence ATGTTTATAAAGAGTAAGGTTAGGGAGATTATATCAAAGTTTGGTACTAATAATCCTTTTGAAATAATTGATATTTTGGATATTACCCTGGTAATAGCACCACTTCATGATAGTATTAAGGGCTTTTTCCATGTCAAAGATGGTAAATATCCTATAATATATATAAATAGCAATCTTTGCCAAGAAGAAAGAATTGAAACTGCAGCTCACGAGCTTGGTCATTATTTTCTTCATAATGGTATTAATGCTTTTGCTTGTAGGGGCTTTAGTGGATCTTATATTAAAAATAAGTCTGAAAGACAAGCTTATATTTTCGCAGCAGAGCTTTTAATCCCTGATAGTGTTCATGAGGAATACCCTGGGGAAAGTGATGCATATATTGCATCTAAAATTGGTGTTTCTCCGAAGTTGTTTGCATTTAAGTTTATTGATAAGCTATATTAA
- a CDS encoding antitoxin VbhA family protein, giving the protein MYTKSSYTKLTENRIDKNEKKSNWEVAIGLNEVDNLKPSKYLIELMQDSIEGRKSYKEVENALYSYYKELDPNDEAVVXTVYQWFQMKVCIE; this is encoded by the coding sequence ATGTATACAAAATCATCCTATACAAAGCTAACGGAAAATAGAATAGATAAAAATGAAAAGAAAAGCAATTGGGAAGTAGCAATCGGATTAAATGAAGTAGATAATTTAAAACCTTCAAAATATCTTATAGAATTAATGCAAGATTCTATAGAAGGTAGAAAATCATATAAAGAAGTAGAAAATGCCCTATATTCATATTACAAAGAACTTGATCCTAATGATGAAGCAGTTGTCCWKACAGTTTATCAATGGTTCCAAATGAAAGTATGTATAGAATAA